CGAATTGATTGCAGTCTGACAAGCGATTACCCATGACGACTCGTACCCGTATCCTCACCGGCATCACCACTACTGGCACGCCGCACCTGGGCAACTACGCCGGCGCCATTCGCCCGGCGATCCTGGCCAGCCGTGACAGCAATGCCGATTCGTTCTACTTCCTGGCCGACTACCACGCCCTGATCAAATGCGATGACCCGCTGCGCATCCAGCGCTCGCGTCTGGAAATCGCCGCGACCTGGCTGGCTGGTGGCCTGGACGTGGACCGCGTGACTTTCTATCGCCAGTCCGACATCCCGGAAATCCCTGAACTGACCTGGCTGCTGACCTGCGTGGCCGCCAAGGGCCTGCTCAACCGCGCCCATGCCTACAAGGCCTCGGTGGACAAGAACGTCGAGACCGGTGAAGACCCGGACGCCGGCATCACCATGGGCTTGTACAGCTACCCGGTGCTGATGGCTGCGGACATTCTGATGTTCAACGCCCACAAAGTGCCGGTCGGTCGTGACCAGATCCAGCACGTGGAAATGGCCCGGGACATCGGCCAGCGCTTCAACCACTTGTTCGGCCAGGGCAAAGAGTTCTTCACCATGCCTGAAGCGTTGATCGAGGAAAGCGTCGCCACCTTGCCAGGGCTCGACGGTCGCAAGATGTCGAAGAGCTACGACAACACCATTCCGTTGTTCAGCAGCGCCAAAGAGATGAAGGACGCGATTTCGCGGATCGTTACTGACTCCCGTGCCCCGGGCGAAGCCAAAGATCCGGACAATTCGCACCTGTTCACCCTGTTCCAGGCCTTCGCTACGCCGGCACAATCCGACGAATTCCGCAGCGAATTGCTCCAGGGCCTGGGTTGGGGCGAGGCGAAGAATCGTCTGTTCCAACTGCTCGACAGCGAATTGGGCGAGTCCCGCGAGCGTTATCACCAGCTGATCGAACGCCCGGCGGATCTGGAAGACATGCTGCAGATCGGTGCCAAAAAGGCCCGCTCGGTTGCGACGCCGTTCCTCCACGAACTGCGTGAAGCGGTTGGCCTGCGTTCTTTCGTCGCCCAGACCCAAGTCGCAGCGACCACCAAGAAGAAAGCCGCGAAAACCGCGCGCTTCGTCAGCTTCCGCGAAGACGACGGCAGTTTCCGCTTCCGTCTGCTGGCGGCCGATGGCGAGCAACTGTTGTTGTCGCGCAACTTCGCCGACGGTAAAACCGCAGGGCAAGTGACGAAGCAACTGCAATCTGGTCAGCCATTGGACGTACGCAGTGAAGACCTGAGCTTCAGCGTCTGGCTGGAAGGCGAGTGCATTGCCGACAGTCCGGCCTTCGCTGACAGCGCTGCTCGCGATGCTGCCATCGGTGCTTTGCGCATTGCCCTGACACCGGTTCAGGAATAATCAACGGCTCGGTCCGACCAAGGGCCGATTGCCATTCCCACGGGCCGTCGCTACAGTGACGGCCCGTTTTTGTTGCCTTGCTAACGAATTATGACGCCCCTAGAACGATATCAAGCTGATCTGAAACGCCCGGAATTCTTCCACGATGCTGCCCAGGAAACGGCGGTGCGTCATTTGCAGCGCCTGTACGACGATCTGGTCGCGGCCTCGCAGAACAAACCGAGCCTGCTCGGCAAACTGTTTGGCAAGAAAGACCAGGTGCCGGTCAAGGGCCTGTACTTCTGGGGCGGCGTGGGTCGCGGCAAGACTTATCTGGTCGACACCTTCTTCGAAGCGCTGCCGTTCAAGGAAAAGACTCGCACTCACTTCCACCGCTTCATGAAGCGCGTGCATGAAGAGATGAAGACCCTGGGTGGCGAGAAAAACCCGCTGACCACCATCGCCAAGCGCTTCTCCGATGAGTCGCGAGTAATTTGTTTCGATGAGTTTTTCGTCTCCGACATCACCGACGCGATGATCCTTGGCACGTTGATGGAAGAGTTGTTCAAGAACGGCGTGACCCTGGTCGCGACGTCGAACATCGTGCCGGATGGCCTGTACAAGGACGGTCTGCAGCGTGCGCGTTTCCTGCCGGCCATTGCGCTGATCAAGCAGAACACCGAGATCGTCAACGTCGATAGCGGCGTCGATTACCGTTTGCGTCACCTCGAGCAAGCGGAGCTGTTCCACTTTCCGCTGGATGACGCTGCCCAGGAAAGCCTGCGCAAGAGCTTCCGGGCCTTGACGCCAGAATGCACGGCAGCCATCGAGAACGACGTACTGGTGATCGAGAACCGTGAAATCCGTGCCGTGCGCACTTGCGATGACGTGGCCTGGTTCGACTTCCGCGAACTCTGCGACGGCCCGCGCAGCCAGAATGATTACATCGAACTGGGCAAGATTTTCCACGCCGTGTTGCTCAGCGATGTCGAGCAGATGAGCGTCACCACCGACGACATCGCCCGACGCTTTATCAACATGGTCGATGAGTTTTACGACCGCAACGTGAAGCTGATCATTTCTGCCGAAGTCGAGCTTAAAGACCTCTATACCGGTGGTCGCCTGAACTTCGAGTTCCAGCGCACGCTTAGCCGTTTGCTGGAGATGCAATCCCACGAGTTCCTGTCCCGGGCGCATAAGCCATAAGCGTCTCAAAACAGTAGAATGGTTCGGAAACTAAAAAGGCCTGCAATGCCACTTATACCCTAAACATACATATCTCTTGTTTAGAGTAGGGAGAAGTGGCCAACAGACCTTAGTAACCGGGGCTTCAGTCCGCCAAAGCATTACGATGTATGAATACATCGTAATGCATCGAAACATGAATCCGTCGACTTCAGACACCAAGAACTTTTCGGATTGCTCGGGCAAAACCCACCTCGAACATTGTTCGGCCGCGCTCATTGACGATTTCCCCGTGACTACCCTCTTGAAAACCTCGCTCCTCAAGGTAGTTAGGTGATACCGCCTTTTCTAAGGCTTCGCGCTCCGTCGGAGTCAGTTGAGCCGATGGGGCGAGTACAGCCAGTGGGTGTTCGCCAGGCGCCGCCACGATAGTTGCGCCCAGCGGGCGCCGGTCCACTGTTACCTGCGTGCTGGACTTCAAGACGTTGAGTTGCGCCTTGAGCTTATCCCGCTCAGAGATGATGGCCTGCATGATGGAGCGGATGGCTGGTTCTTCGATACGCATCAGGTACTCATGGCTCGCTAGCAACTTTTGCGGCTTGGGCATGGGAGGCCCAGCGTATGCAGCCCATGCTTCAATGAGCGCCTTGTAATCTGCCGATTGCGCGTTGTAGAGCGCGCGGCCCTTCAAGATGCCCTCGGCTTCGGCCAAACGACCGATGACCGGCAATGAGAAGTCGCGGGAGCCAACTTCATGCTGCTTGCGACAAAGCTCGTGCATTTTCGCCAAGTTAGACCGCCGGTTTGAGCGCCCGCCTTTGGCGAGCAGAGACTCAAGGACTGCGTCTGGGTGGATGTCCATCTTTCGATTCATGCGTCATTTACCATGAGGATATCGTGCTCAGCAGGGAACGCCTGGCCCCTATTTTTTGTGGGCAACAGCATGGCAAGATCCATGTCGAATTGCTGGCTGAGGCTCTCGCCTGCATCTATCAATCGAATTACTTCCCGCTGACCAAGAACGGGGTTCGCTGGATTCATCTGCTGCCCAAGGCGGAGCAGGAAGGCGTTGCCGGCAATTAGTTGCTCCTGTTCGTTCAACAGCATGAACATGGGCGGTAGGTCTTGTCGGTAGAGAACTGAATCCAGCAACTGGCTACGGCGAAACACTGCCTTGCCGGATTCAAGGTCGGGGTAGAGTGCGATGTTTTCACAGACGCCAGCGAGCTGGAGCAATTCCGACTCAGTCTCCTGAAAGGCAATGTGCAAGTCCCCAATTCCACCAGCGGCCACCAATTGGTTGCCGTGACCCTGCGGGGCTTCAAGCGCCATCTTGCAGCGTTCAATAAGACGCCAGCAGGCTACAAGATCCTCTGCTAGGTCACTAAAACGCTTCATTGTGCTCTCCCAGACACGCTCTGCTTGCCGGTGGGCACCCATATACGCAAACGGCTGACCAGCGTCTTCCGCTTCAGCTTTCTGCTTCTTCAAGCCTTGGAGTTCATTCTCACGAGTGAGGCAAAGGTTGCGCGCCTCATCAAAGTGATAAGCGAGTGTATTGAAGTGGGCAACAAGCGCTGGCATGTAATGCGGTTCGGTCACAAACCAGCGACAGCGCACACAGTTACGGCTGCCACCCGGAACGGGCCCGTGCTTCGGATTTGAAGCTGAGCCGAAATTAGGGCCACCGTTGTAGCAACCGCCAACTACGCCGTTATCCTCGATTTCGCTGGTGTTGCCACCAGCCAGGCACAGGCCGTGATGCATCGGCATCCAGCCCACTAAATTGCGCGCAGCTGGATGCTGCGGGATGGCGGCAGCGAGACTAGGAACATTGTTGCAGATGGCCTTTTGAAGGAGTTCGTCGTACTCGGTGTCGAGCAAGAAGTTCTGGATACTCGCCTCTTTATTCGCATTCAGCCGCTCTGCCGCATCGAGCAGCATGTCGTGGATGCGGGTTGCGCCTGGCTTTGTGTAATACAAAGTCATTATCAGGCGGCTGTGGCCGACGAGCTTTTGCAGTACCGCGAACGGAACCTGACCTTCGAGTGCCAGCGCGGTGATGAGAGAGACGCGGAGGCTGTGTAATGGAAAGAGGGTTGTCAATCCGTTGTTCTGTTCTTCCTGCGGTGGTAGGAATCGAATCGGCGTACCGTTGCTATGGGTTTCTTCCCGGTCGGCAAGCCGCTGTTCGAGTGCTTCGAGTAGGCGGAACCAGGCTGGGGACAACGTAGTTTCCTTTAACGGAAGTTGACGCTCGTAAATACCAGACTCAGGCAGACGAAAGAGAAAGCAGGAGTCGGGGTAGGCCGCCAGTTGCACACGGCTCTTCGCACTGATGTGGCGGCCGTCTAACTCCGTCCATGCCGTGCGTCGAGGGATGGGGTTGTAATGCTCCTGCCAGTTGCGCAGCTTTTCCAGCCAGTAGAAGACGTCCTGATGCTCTAGCCCGCCGAAGAACCATGGCAACACGTAACCCTTCTCCGGGCCGGACTTGGCGATGTCGGCGGTCTTATTGGTATTGATGTAGAGCATGGCCGAGACCGCTTCGCCATCGGCCAAAGGTTGACTGCGGCGGAATACGCCCTGTTGCAGTGGCCGGCGTTCGTTGCCCTGCGCAAGCCGGCTATGATTTAACGTCCAGTTTCCTGCCGCGTAGCGCCAGGTGTCTGCTTCGCCCGAGTCGAGCATCCGGACTTGAAATGTGCGCAACGGCACGATGAGCTTCGCGATCAATGCCACCCAGCGGACTGGGCTCCACATTTCTAGACGAGTGCCGTTCTTCATCGGGATCTCGCGCCACACGCAGTCCGGATCGTTCCGGTCAATCTGCTCTTCGGTCACCTCAAACCAGTCGGGACCAGAACGCACGCGTTGACCAGTTTCAACACCGAGTGCACTTTGCGCCCAATGCCAGTCACGGAAATGCGGTCCTGCGGCGAGCATCTGCCGCAGTTCGTCGATGTAGCCATAGGGCAGAGGCGAATGAACGCTCTCATCCCGCCTCATCCGCACCTCGGAGTCAGAAAGACGTGGCACCGGGTTGTGAAAAGCAGGAGACACAACTGGTTCGCCATAGTCGTTGGCTTCGCTGAGTTCATGCAGTAGCACAAAGTGCAGGAAGGCGTGGATGACATTATTGTACTGGATGCCTTCTTCTGAATTCGGACAGGCCGTACGGTAGAAATCGGGCAGGAGGGTGGTGCGCGCTAGGAGCACCGCGGGATCAAGCGGCAGCCTCTGCTGGACAAGGTAGCGCTCAAAGAAGGACACAAAGGCTCTCAGCCTTTTGGCGATGCCAGTTGTTTCACCTTCTAACCACAGCACCGCCAAGTCACGCCAGGTGGCGAGTTGAGGGTAATCCCGCCCGACCCAGCTGAGGGTTATATCCGTATTACGCTTAACCCCTTTTACCTTGGAGGTCGGTTGGGCGGATGCTCCCTGATCTGTCACATTTTCGTTCTCATCCATGAAGGTTCTCAGTTGTTCAGTTCGATATCAGCCAGCAATAGGTCGGACTTGGAGAGTGGCCCGGGATACTTGTCCCGCAATCGCTGCGCGGCCGACTCTAGTGCCGCGAAGGCTTCGCGGGTGTTCGCCCGCGTATACACTTCCTGGCTTTCCAGCGAGGCATGATGCATGAAGCGGCGGATGAGCGCCTTGTCGACGTCGGCGTTGCGCAGGCGGCGACCGTAAGCATGACGGTGGCCGTGTGGTGTCGTGCCCAGAGCCTTGCTAACTGTGAGTCCAATGCGCTTGCAGGCGGCGGCATGAGCCTTATTGTATTGAGCCAGCGTGTACATGGCTCCAACAGGCTCTCGGTTCAGGTTGACAAAGGCAAATGGGTGGTCGCGCTCAATACATGCGATCTGTTCGAGGTAGCGTTGCCAAAGCTGCTGGAACCATTCCCCATACTCGGGCAGGAACCAGTACGCCTGTTTGTAATAAGGCCCATCGTGCGTACCACCCTTCCAGCCGGCGTGGCGGCGATCAAGCACGTCAGTGCGTGGCACGAGACCATACTGATGGGCAAGGTATTCTGCTCGTGTACCTTTACGCGGTTTTCCTCTTTCATCGCGCCATTCAGCAGGCCCAGCCCCATAACTCGGGTGGTGAACTAGAACGTTAGCCTGGTCAGGGTTCGAGGGGGTCGGGAAAACGTCCTGAATGTAGAGGTGAAATGGCTCAGATTCCCGAAAGCCTGCGCCGTGTAGCAGCAATGTAATCAGCATGCCGCGATAATCGCGGCGCCCGCCTGCGTTAAAACCGTTTAACAGTAGTTCCTCGAAGCACTCTTCAGGGAAAGCCGGCGGCTCGCCCTTTTCCACATTGGGCAAGCGTCGACTACGCATCCGATGTCCGGTCTCGGGGGGCGCATTCTGCGCCCAGGTATGACCAAGGAATGCCTTGTTACGCCGGTATTGGTAGGCAGCCGCATCGATCTGACGGTCAAAGGCGCCGCCCTCATAGCGGGGATTCACCTTTGTGGCTTCAGGGAGCATGTTGCCCAGCCAATCGAAGAAGTCGGTGAGGTGGGTGATGATTTGCGCGACATCTTTCGGCGATCGTGGAGCCCAACACAATCCGCTACTGTCAAGACCCGTGCTGCGGTCAAATGTCCCTGTGTATAGGCGTTGAGCGAAGTTCTGGAACAGTTGATAGGTGTCGCGCTCCGCTGTATTAACTTGCAGATATTCGAGGAACATCCGCAATGAGCGAGTTACCTTGATCATCCACATGAGGCTGCGGTCGTGGCTGCGATGGAGAAAGTAATCAAGCAACGGTTCGAGCACGCCAGCAGGCGTCATTAACGCTGGAAGCTCCGTATAAACGCCAGTCGCGTCGGTGTAAACACGAGCCTTGACTGTCACAAACACTAGGCCTTCCCTATCTACGCGATGTGCAGGTCAAATCGCCCATTCGTGACCTTCTTCAACAACCTGATGCGTCTCGCTGACCACGATGAGCGCCTTACCCCTATGCACCAAGCAGAAACTAGATACGAGGTCAGCGTCGACACCTGCTGCGGACGTTGTGTCGCCAAGCGTGCCAATCCAGACATAACGGTGGGTTTCGAGGCACGCCAGGTAGTAGCTGGTAGGCATTGCGTTGCTCCAATCGATGACGTTGCGAGGCGCCAAGCTGGCTAACGTTACAAGACGCACGAAGGCGAAGCAATGAAGTGAAACGTCGAGAGCTCTCTCGCCGACACAGCTCAGGAAGATGAAGGGAGTAGTGGAAGGCAATCAGGTATTGAGCCAAATGATGGTGATGAGAGTAGCCGGGCTCGCATTAGCTGTGCGTAATTGCATCGCACATGACCACCAGGTTGCATTTCCACTGACCAGGAATTTGCATTGGTGCTGACCATTGTTTGCATCCGGCTGACCAATGCACGCAAAAGAGACGACAGGAAGAGAACGGCGGCCAATAAAGCTGCTGGCATGCTGGCATGCTGGCTGCGTTGTTTGATTTGCCGCCTATACTGATCTACCCGCGTGGCTTGTCATTCGTGTCGTTTTTCTCTTCAAATAGCGTCGCGTTCGCCGTGGCCACCCTTAGGAAAACAAGGGCTTACAGGGTGTCAAGGAACTCTATACGACATTATTGTCGCGTTTAAATGCGACAGTAATGTCGCCTAATAGTAGTTGGGCGTCACAAGGAAGTACTCATGGACATCGCACCACTTCTTGAGCGCCTGCGGATGGTGTCGAATGACCATCTACGCGCTAGCCTTCTCACACAGAATCTGAGCATTGATAACGCAAAGTTCCAAACAGCGTTCCAATGCGTAGCTGCAAGTCATGATCTGAGCAACCCAGATATTGATTTCCGAGGGCCTCCGGATATTCCTGCCCAAGTGATTCGAGGTGGTCGCCTCAGAGCATCGGCAGTCTTTATGGTCTTTTCTACCCTCTGTTACATGAGGAACGAGCATCTTGAACGGGGCTTGGACGATGTTCCAGAAAGCTCCCCACTTCGGGCGTTCCGAGATATCTATCGCGCCGGTAGCATTAAACGTGGCGAGGATACCTTGGTCCAACACGTCCGCAACTCGCTTACCCATGGCTCATTTCAATTAGGGAAATCCCCAGTGATAACTTTTATCGACAGGGAGTGGCAAGAAACGCTGGCCCTTGATCAAATCTTGGAGCTCTGCGAACACGTCCACCGCCTATACCATGAGGCATTCTCGGGCGGTGTTCCACGACCATCCCATTGGTCCAGGTACGGGCAGGAGAAGTCGTGAAGGTGACGCCCAACAAGGCGCTTAAATCGCTCACTTCGTTCGCTGGGACGGGCTAAAGCCCGCCCCCTTAGCTTAATCGTTAGGTGGTCGCAGTTCACCGCTGCTTAATCCGCATCCTCACAACGGAAAAATCGCAATGGCTTTGGCTTCCGTAGCACCTTACGCTTTCAGTCCAAACGAATTATGGACCCTTGGAATTGCTGCCTATGCAGCCGTGGTTTCTACTTTCGTTCTAGGATGGGACGCATACAAGTGGCTAGCTTCTGGAGCAAAGATCGATTTATCCGCATCAACTGGGATGAAGGTCTTGGGTGGTCCAATTCAAGATCCGAAAACATACATATCCATAACAGCATGGAATGTCGGTGACCAACCCACCACCATCACAAACTTGGGAGGTATGTACTTTGATTCGTGGTGGCGCGCATACGTCACCCGACGGAAACCCTCCGAGGCTTTCATCATCACTGAACCATCGCAAGCCCAACGCATTCCATATCGTTTTGAAATCGGAGATCAATGGGTCGGCTTAGTTGATCAGGCTGATGACATCGTGCAGAAGGCAAAGAATGGGTATTTGTTTCTCATCCTCTACACGGCCAGAGGTGGGCGTGGTCATAGAATTCGCGTGAAAATTCGAGAGAAGGAGTCCGCTGAACCATGATATTTGTCGGTTGGCTGGGGGCATGCCTTATCCCGGCATGACCTTATTTATACGTCGGACAAAGTAAGCTTTCTATGAAACCGACCTCAGGAAGAAGATGTATGGATCCGACCGAACAGCATGTTAATGAATACCTAAGGGCGATCGGCTATACCAGCGTCGTGTTTGAGCCTGACGGAAATAATCCACCCGACTTTAGCGTGAACGGGGTGATTGGTGTTGAAGTGCGTCGCCTCAATCAAGAAAACAACTTCGGAAATGCCCCCCCAGAGGGGTTAGAGGACAAGGAATACTCGCTATATGACGGAATGCTGAATCTCGCTGGCAGCTTTGGCCCTCCGACAAACGGAAAGAGCTGGTTCCTGAGATATATGTTCTCTCGTCCAATTGGGCGATGGAAGCAGTTGCAGCCGAAAGTCAAAGATGCGTTGGATAATTTTCTGCTAGCACCGACCAATGAAAGGACTATGCTTCTCAGTTTGCCTAATTTTAGAGTTTACATCTCCCCAGCGAGTGCGGTCGGCAACTCTAAACTCGTTGTTGGTGGGTACGTCGACCTTCAAGCGGGAGGTTTCGTTATTTCGGAGATGGAACGTAACATCCGAAAATTCATCATCGAGAAATCCTGCAAGGTCGATCCTGTGCGCCATACACATAATGAATGGTGGTTGGTTCTAGTCAATCATATCGCTCATGCAGTCGATAGCTCTGAGCAGTCTGCTATCAGGGAGTTGCTGAGAATTGAGAAACTTAAGGCCGAGTATTTTTGGGACCGAATTTTCGTCATTGACAATGTCGACTTCAATCAATGGTTTGAGCTCTAGCGGACATCTGAAGAAGCCCAACCTCTACGAAGTCGCAGGTCTGGAAACCATTCGACCTTAGCGCAGGACTCGCTTTACCCCAAGAATGGGATATGCCATTGGCTAACTCCTAACTTCACGCGCTACCGACGGCCGTCGTATGGAAGGTAGTGTCAGGGCGCACTTTGCGAACTCCTCTACCCGTTTTGCCAAATGGTAGAGAAGCTGAACAATACCGAGCTTGCGCTGCTGCGCTTCAAAGAGTCTTGCTAGCTCTTCCAGTTGATTATCTGAGTATGTGCCCGCTGACTCGAGCCTGCGAAGCTCGGCAGCACTAACGTTCACTGTAATGAAACTTCGGTAAACCGCTGGCTCTCCCGCCAGTGCTACGACTGTGTGCCCCTCATCAAGCTGGCTTGATGCAATGTGAACCTGATAGTTGCGCAGCAGCTTGACGACGTGAAGAGATGGATCTCTACTCGTTTTGAATGACAACTGTTGGCCAAGCAACTTAGTGACATCTTCAACTCGGCAAAGCTCGGTTAGTGATGCGCGAAAGTAAGCCCCTCTGACTTGGTCTGGGCGGAACGAAGTTGGGGAATCGTCGATTAGCTCAATCTGGCTCGCCATGTGTATCGCCGACTCGATGCAATGCTTTACCGAGTGAAATTGTCGAGGCCAACCCTTTGGTTTGGGTGGCAGCACGAAACCATGCGACACATCGACAAACCGATTTGCCTCAAAATTCGGAACCTTCGTCTTATGCGCCATGAGCGTCCTTACATTAAGCAAACGACAAAAGTGGCGTAAGGCTTTTCGCCATTTGTATCTGATCATGCCCCATGCTCACCCGCAACTCTATGGTTTGGGTGTCGAATCGGAAATACGAAAGAGGGGCTGCGAGAAGAGCGACATGATTTGCACGCACGTTACTGCTCGCTGCGAAGCATCTCCATGGTTCGCTTTTGGCCGAACTGGACCGTGCA
This genomic stretch from Pseudomonas wuhanensis harbors:
- a CDS encoding tryptophan--tRNA ligase, encoding MTTRTRILTGITTTGTPHLGNYAGAIRPAILASRDSNADSFYFLADYHALIKCDDPLRIQRSRLEIAATWLAGGLDVDRVTFYRQSDIPEIPELTWLLTCVAAKGLLNRAHAYKASVDKNVETGEDPDAGITMGLYSYPVLMAADILMFNAHKVPVGRDQIQHVEMARDIGQRFNHLFGQGKEFFTMPEALIEESVATLPGLDGRKMSKSYDNTIPLFSSAKEMKDAISRIVTDSRAPGEAKDPDNSHLFTLFQAFATPAQSDEFRSELLQGLGWGEAKNRLFQLLDSELGESRERYHQLIERPADLEDMLQIGAKKARSVATPFLHELREAVGLRSFVAQTQVAATTKKKAAKTARFVSFREDDGSFRFRLLAADGEQLLLSRNFADGKTAGQVTKQLQSGQPLDVRSEDLSFSVWLEGECIADSPAFADSAARDAAIGALRIALTPVQE
- the zapE gene encoding cell division protein ZapE translates to MTPLERYQADLKRPEFFHDAAQETAVRHLQRLYDDLVAASQNKPSLLGKLFGKKDQVPVKGLYFWGGVGRGKTYLVDTFFEALPFKEKTRTHFHRFMKRVHEEMKTLGGEKNPLTTIAKRFSDESRVICFDEFFVSDITDAMILGTLMEELFKNGVTLVATSNIVPDGLYKDGLQRARFLPAIALIKQNTEIVNVDSGVDYRLRHLEQAELFHFPLDDAAQESLRKSFRALTPECTAAIENDVLVIENREIRAVRTCDDVAWFDFRELCDGPRSQNDYIELGKIFHAVLLSDVEQMSVTTDDIARRFINMVDEFYDRNVKLIISAEVELKDLYTGGRLNFEFQRTLSRLLEMQSHEFLSRAHKP
- the gmtX gene encoding gamma-mobile-trio protein GmtX, which translates into the protein MNRKMDIHPDAVLESLLAKGGRSNRRSNLAKMHELCRKQHEVGSRDFSLPVIGRLAEAEGILKGRALYNAQSADYKALIEAWAAYAGPPMPKPQKLLASHEYLMRIEEPAIRSIMQAIISERDKLKAQLNVLKSSTQVTVDRRPLGATIVAAPGEHPLAVLAPSAQLTPTEREALEKAVSPNYLEERGFQEGSHGEIVNERGRTMFEVGFARAIRKVLGV
- the gmtZ gene encoding gamma-mobile-trio integrase GmtZ; the encoded protein is MDENENVTDQGASAQPTSKVKGVKRNTDITLSWVGRDYPQLATWRDLAVLWLEGETTGIAKRLRAFVSFFERYLVQQRLPLDPAVLLARTTLLPDFYRTACPNSEEGIQYNNVIHAFLHFVLLHELSEANDYGEPVVSPAFHNPVPRLSDSEVRMRRDESVHSPLPYGYIDELRQMLAAGPHFRDWHWAQSALGVETGQRVRSGPDWFEVTEEQIDRNDPDCVWREIPMKNGTRLEMWSPVRWVALIAKLIVPLRTFQVRMLDSGEADTWRYAAGNWTLNHSRLAQGNERRPLQQGVFRRSQPLADGEAVSAMLYINTNKTADIAKSGPEKGYVLPWFFGGLEHQDVFYWLEKLRNWQEHYNPIPRRTAWTELDGRHISAKSRVQLAAYPDSCFLFRLPESGIYERQLPLKETTLSPAWFRLLEALEQRLADREETHSNGTPIRFLPPQEEQNNGLTTLFPLHSLRVSLITALALEGQVPFAVLQKLVGHSRLIMTLYYTKPGATRIHDMLLDAAERLNANKEASIQNFLLDTEYDELLQKAICNNVPSLAAAIPQHPAARNLVGWMPMHHGLCLAGGNTSEIEDNGVVGGCYNGGPNFGSASNPKHGPVPGGSRNCVRCRWFVTEPHYMPALVAHFNTLAYHFDEARNLCLTRENELQGLKKQKAEAEDAGQPFAYMGAHRQAERVWESTMKRFSDLAEDLVACWRLIERCKMALEAPQGHGNQLVAAGGIGDLHIAFQETESELLQLAGVCENIALYPDLESGKAVFRRSQLLDSVLYRQDLPPMFMLLNEQEQLIAGNAFLLRLGQQMNPANPVLGQREVIRLIDAGESLSQQFDMDLAMLLPTKNRGQAFPAEHDILMVNDA
- the gmtY gene encoding gamma-mobile-trio recombinase GmtY — protein: MFVTVKARVYTDATGVYTELPALMTPAGVLEPLLDYFLHRSHDRSLMWMIKVTRSLRMFLEYLQVNTAERDTYQLFQNFAQRLYTGTFDRSTGLDSSGLCWAPRSPKDVAQIITHLTDFFDWLGNMLPEATKVNPRYEGGAFDRQIDAAAYQYRRNKAFLGHTWAQNAPPETGHRMRSRRLPNVEKGEPPAFPEECFEELLLNGFNAGGRRDYRGMLITLLLHGAGFRESEPFHLYIQDVFPTPSNPDQANVLVHHPSYGAGPAEWRDERGKPRKGTRAEYLAHQYGLVPRTDVLDRRHAGWKGGTHDGPYYKQAYWFLPEYGEWFQQLWQRYLEQIACIERDHPFAFVNLNREPVGAMYTLAQYNKAHAAACKRIGLTVSKALGTTPHGHRHAYGRRLRNADVDKALIRRFMHHASLESQEVYTRANTREAFAALESAAQRLRDKYPGPLSKSDLLLADIELNN